Below is a genomic region from Phragmites australis chromosome 20, lpPhrAust1.1, whole genome shotgun sequence.
TTCAATGGAAGGAGCTGCTGCACATGCTACATCATGTTCAGTTGAATGCTGATGAGGATGAAGTGGCTTGGGCTCTAGATAAATCGAGGAAATTTACCACCAAATCTTTGTACATGTTTCTCACCTTTGAAGGGTTGTCTTGCAAGGGGGCGATGACCCTCTGGTCCTGTAAACTCCCTTTGAGAATTAAGGCTTTCTTGTGGAAAATGCTTCACAATAAGCTTTCTATGTCCACCTCCCTCAAGAAACGAGGTGGAAAGGGAGCTTGTATTGCTGCTTGTGTAATAGACCTGGAGATGCCAACCACATTTTCTTTGGATGCGTTTTGGCACAATTCACTTGGAGTGCTCTGAGAGACAGCTTTGGTTGGAATGGGTTCCCTGTCTTGGTAGCCAACTTATTGGCGAGTTGGCTCCTGAAGCATTTCAAAATCTCTCAAAAGCTgggtctttttctttttgcaaggGTTGCTTGGACACTTTAGAGGACGTGAAACGCCATGGCAATCGAGAAGAAGTTCCTCCACAAGCCTGTTGAAGTGCTGACACTCGTTGTATCCTTCATGCAGAAATGGAGTATCCTCCTCAGCGAAGATGATAGGGCCAAGGTGAACACGGCAACAACTCaggttcgggagtggctgcgGAGCCTCACCTCAGCCGAGGGTCCAGTTTCTGATGTTTGTGAAATTTGATTTGGTGCCTTCACTTAAACATGTAACTCCTCGGCCTGTTTATCTGTTACTCTATCACTCTGATGGGTGTGTATCCTGGTATGCTGGTATCCCCAGCTGTTGCTTTTGTTTTcgtttttctttccttttagtGTGTTGTGAACCTGTTTATTGGCTTTCAATATAAGCcgagattttcttttttttttaaaaaaaagacgtGCTAAAGCAAAGCTTAGCTTGTTTTGCTTTGCTGGAACCTAGCTACCTTGTCAAAATGGGTTAGTAGTAAAAGATCTGATgggaatatatatgtatatatacatagttAGTGGTACACATTTTATTGCCACTTGTTCATTTTGGTCTGCTCTCTCCTGTCAAGATTGCCATGATCAAATTGAGACCGCTTAGATGAGGTTCTCGACAATTAAGTTAGTTCATTAGAAGTGGTCAGTTGTGCTGGTAAAAGATACACCGCGATCAGTGTTAGTCTTCTTGTTTTGTCCAAACCAGGTTATCATGTGGCTTTTAGTTTTGGCATGGTTTCGTTTTACATGTTGACACCGTCCGGAAACCATTAACCCCTCTCATAACAACTAGCTAGTACCAAGTAGGGATCAGCTCGTCGGTTTCTCAACAAAAGCAAGCAAATGGATTACCAATACGTAAATTATTATCGTTATCATGTCGTCTTATTGTAAAGCAACATGGAGGAAGCGGTACTTAAACACCACTCATGTACATAATCCAGGAGAAAAGGCATGGCGGAATAGAAATGTGCACTGACATGCACCCACTGGATCGATTAGCTTAGCCGAGTACACCCAAATGAACCTGGCCGGGGCGCCGTCCGGATGCAACCCCGTGCATGGGAACATCACGGATGGCCACGGCAACAGCTTTGATTTTCAGGTCAGCTCATCAGCAGGGCCTAGTGCTTCTGCTTTTGGGGGAATGAAATTTATTTGTGGCGATAAGGCCTCTTTTACTAGCAGGTGCAAACACCACTACTTTAGATCATGTCATACATGCCAGTATTTTACACAATGTTTTCTTGTCGACCTTCAAATAATTCCTTGTCAACTCTCAATAAGTTTCTTCTCAATAAGACAGGCAGATATATACTTCGTCTTTGAAAAAACACAAGCCAGGGGATCGAATAAGCAATGGCTTCCTAATGTTCCAGTTCTAAATCGACTCGAGTGTTTATTACGTTGTCTTTAAGCGAGTTCCAGAGCTTCTAGCCGATTGAATATAGCACTAGTGGCTTGCGCGCTTCCCTGCGCACGGGTGTGAAGCCTTGGTAACAAATTCTCTTGATAATGCTCACTTGGTCACAAATTTTGCTTTCCATATTTAAGCAGGTAGACTTTTCAAAGCGCTTCAGTTGAGAGAGTGAAACAATAAAAATTTCAGAGACATAAAGGACaaagttttgaatacttgccAAAGAAGTTAGTAGTCAATATTCCAGTATCGAACCATAGCTTGAATCAATAAGAAGCAGAAAAAACATAAAGAGCTCACTAAGTACCTGAAAAACGCCTTTTCAGCACCAAGTATATGGAGAATGGAGGCAGGGCACTTTGCAAGATCTGAAAGACCGCCAACATGAGAGATTAGCCGAGCTCCAACAATTTCACCAATCAAAGGTGTCAGATTTGGTGCAATATCATTCATCTTCGTTACCAGATACTCATAGAGCTTTTCACGGTATTCGGATAATTCATGACCCTTTGGGCAAACTATTGTACATTGATCAAATCAACTGGTGAAAGATCCTGGCCTGCAAACACAACAGAGAAAATAAGTAAACCATAAAGATATCACTACTACAGCTATTGCAAAATAAATTATAGATATATTTGTTACCCATAGAAAATCGCAGGATTTGGGTTTGGGTAAAGGCGAGTTGGGTGGCGCGGGCGTGTCTGGGCCAATCGATCTGTATTGGGCTCATCAGAGGACGCAGTTTGCGCTAAATATAGTGGGCCGGGCCGTGATTAATGCCACGTGGCAGTCGCCTCCAACTCGAACACCAGTAACCCTTACTAAACAGGCCGTGAGGCCTGTGGTGGTCCCGTTTCACATTTGGCACGAGACATGGACGAGAATACTAGATGGCACAAGATCCTctcgagaaaaagaaaaagatggccTAGAAGATAAGGGAACAGATGGTGAAGTTTTAGATGAAGTTTTTACGTGGTTGTCAcaatttagattttataaaaaaaatcattagatTATAGTTTATGACATTTTATAGTATAGTTTAGCTTATGAAGTATAATAATTAATTTTTAGactaaaattatttatttttcttttacagttagaattcataattaaaataaaatacaaacATGGCTGATTACATAGCTCGCTGATCTTTCGTTCTTCGAACTTCACGAGAGACCATTTTCTCCAAATAAATCAAAAAAATcgttcaaaaaataaataaaaatcaaagTGCTACAACGACTAAtaacttctttcttttttttaaataaagaaCATAGAATCGGacaaaatcataaaatgtggGAGCCAGGTGTGGCGACCTCGGTGGGGCACCCAGTAGGCACCACACTAAGTACCCAACGCAGCACCCCGATcaagaaaagcaaattttatagcaCTATTTCTATAAAATATTTCTTCTCTTATAACAATATATGTCCACTCTCTTCTTACTCAATTCAgctattaaattaaaaaataaataatataaatagaattttaaaatctttttaacAGAATTCTACGAAATTTGCTTCTGAACTGACACGAGGAGAACGGAAGCGAAGCGAAACAGGACGGAAATATTCTAGACGTCTCGAGAGCGCGAACTGAAGTACTGAACCTTCTCCAACCCTCGCTCTCCCTCCGTTTTTAATCCCCCGTCTCTCTCTGCCACCGAAACTCCGCACGAAACCTCCCGTCGCCACGCCGCAGGAAGAGCCCAGACAGAACGAAGCGAGCCGGCCGGCGATATCGGGGAATGGCCatggacgcggcggcggcgatgctgAAGCGGAAGGTCGCGGAGGCGCCGGAGCCGTGGCTGCTCGACGGGGTTCCCGTCCCCGCCACCAAGATCCGCCGACTCGTACGTACCCCCGctcgctcgctctctctctctctctctctccccgtagTTCGGGACGATGAGGTTGCTAACGCGTGCGTTTGTGTTGGGGCTGCGCAGGACGCGGAGGTGCCGCCTGTTGAGCCCGGCGCGggcgtgccgccgccgccgcagcagccgaTTTTCGGGGTGGAGGAGTTGCGTATGTGCGGCGAAGAGGCGGCCCCGGCCGTGGGCGTGAGCGTGGGGCCAGTGGCGGTGAACGAGGAGCGAGCCATCGTGGTGTACCAGCCCACCGAGGCCGCGCGCAACCTCCTGCTCGGCCCGCTCCGGCCGGGGGTTCCTCTCCGCGTCAACCCCGACTGGATCCGCGGGCTCAAGAGTACGTGCCCCTCACCTATTTGCTTGCTCCTTCCCCCAAATTGCGCAGTTAATTTGAGCAAATTCTGTTTGATGCTGAAACTAATCGGATTCGAATTTGGTCCCTGCAGGCACCATGCTGAAAGAGGCGAGCAACCACAGGGCGCTGTTCGAGGAATCCAGGGACGACAACCCCAACCTGGCCATGGTCCCTTGGTCGCCCGCCCAGGCCCAGGCCGCCTCCAGCTCCACGGCTGCGGGCGAGGAGATGATGGACGCTGATCAGGACTGCGACGGCGCGTCCATGGACGTCGACCACGACGGGAGCGGCCAGCCCGCACCCCCCACCGGCGTCGCGCCGCAGGGGGAGGCGTTCCACCTCCAGCCGCAACATCAGCAGTGGCCGCCGCAGCACTGCAtggcgccgccgcagcagctccCGGCCGCGAGCTACCAGACAAGCCCGGTGTCGTGGTCGTGGTGAATGGCGCGATCGAGAGCGGGAAGACATGGCAGTGAACAATGATTGATAGAAGAGGACATGGCAGCGAATAGCGATAGCCGATAGGAGGATCGATTCGTGTTCCCGTGAGATGATGCCATCCGGTTTTGCAGGGGGCAGTGAAGTTCTTGTCTCATGTGTGCCAGTGCCCCTCTGGGATTTGAGTAGTGAAATTGGACCATGTTGGTTTCTTCCCCTTTTTCAGTTTTGGAAGAATACGAAATGCTTCCAATTTCAGTTGTGTTCCATGTTGTCGGAACATCTATGGTACATTTTTACTCCTTGTCTGGTGATCTGGTTCATAAGATTATGTTCAAGTATTCTCAGTCTCTCCACAAGTTCTGACGAGTACCAAGAATGCGATTGTTCTAACTGATGCAACAAAGCTTATGAAATTTATCTCGGAATTTCGAATTTCAAGTTTCCTCTTGCCCGTCAACGCTTTGGCAGTACGATTGTTAACAAAGGGTGCAAAATTTAATGGATTGGTCAAACTACAAGTAGATTGGTCAAATTGCCTCAAAACCAAAGATGTGAGGACATCCATCAAAGTACTATAGATTTGGTGCAATTTTACCACAAAATTACACGCTTTgccgcaccccccccccccctctatccATTTGCTGACAACATACTATGGATGTGAGGATTAAGCTGAAGATCCAAGCTATGAATGTTTCATCACCCAGCCCAGAATTCCTAGAAACCCCCCAATCACGCAGAAAAAAGTTCAAAAGACAATGGAAATTCTTTTCTTTGCCTGTCTGGTAGCAGTCATAGCAttggcttgtatgtctttaaAAAATATGGTTCTACAAACGCGGATCATTAGATTGTGTGATACTCCTTATTGAAGAACGCAGAACTTGACGCTTTAGCAGCGTGCCAGCAATATGAAATTGCGAAACAATACTTTGTTTTTTCTGTCTACTTTGAAGTATCTTAAACTATGGATTTTCATGATGAAACCAGGTGATATGGAGCGGCCGGATATGACTGATGGACTGATCTTACCCTTTATAGCTGGTGCTCAGCTGCTGATGCAGCACTTGATAATTGGACACAAATACTGTAAAGATGGTGTGGATATTTGTCTGTAGATATGCGAAAAGCGAATTCGACTGCACCTGCAACAAATTTGGTGAATATGTGGTACTGTCAGATATTTCATTCATGGTGGATGATGTTAAAGTGATGTGTTATTTGCTCAAATTTGGAAATTGGTTAGGTCCGATTATGTTTGCTCTTCTTTTTGAAGATGTCGTCTTTATAGGTACTAATGACCCAGAGATTGGATGGCAAACTTCTAGAGCATTGCCCGAGGTAGCAAAGTTTTTCGGGGAGCAGTTTATGTACTCTATGTTGTTCCAGATATTTGGCTTCATGGGTTGATTGCGATACTCGGATGATTGCTTGGTCTCTGGTTTTACATCTCGTTTACCTACTCTTTGTTATTTTTTTGGAGGATACCGTTCTGGATGTTTGATCCAAGAGGCAGTCATGTGTTACCTTTGTTGTGGTCCGCCGATGATTGCTTGGTCTCTGGTTTCATCTTTCTAGTTGCTGCTATTTTAGTATATGTACtcgtttccttttctttttctcctttttgcgAGAAGCATGTCAGACTCAAATAAAACTGGTGATTCATAAAGCCTCTACTGAATTTACTTGAGGGATTTATTGCTATGGATGTTGACGAGGCAAGTTGACCATTCCGTACTTGACTGTCAACGATTCCTTGTTGCATAGCATTTGAGATGTTATGCTTTCAGTTCGTTTCAAAGATGAATCTACTCGAGAATTTGGCTCGCTGTGACCACGTCGCAGCGTGCCATCAAACATCGAAGGTGCATTAAGTGTGCTGGCAACCTGAACCCGTGTTTGTCAGGGATGaatggcaaaaataaaaaataaaataaaattccgGTTCTGAAGCCTGGGAATAGGCTGAGTCTCCGGTAGCGTTGCCTTGGTAGTTTAGGTTCCGCCACGGTGGCCATCCGCGCCACATGCCTATTCCTGCCGTGCCCTGCCTCTGGCGGCTAACTGCCTGTTCTGCTGAGAGCCTGAGACATGTTGCATGCCACAGCTTTGTGCATTGCTCAGGTGATGCCACAGGCGGGGGCTGGCACGTCATGCTCGTAGCCTGCCAGTTGGGAACGAGCTTCCCGGCCATGGTCGCCAAACAACGATCGAGAGGACAAACAAGGCtgcgccgggaggaggagggggtggggggggggggagcacctCTACTCCGGCGGCGTGTCCCTGACGTACCCAGATGTTCGATTCTGATTCTGTATGACGATTCCTAATTGACGTTCCCGGCTTTCCTTGAGCAAAGCAGTGGCCAAGCCGGGCGAGGGACGAGGGTGCACCAGCGCACGCAGCTGCAACGGCACGCATTTCCCTGGACGTTCGTGAGGGTCTCCACCGCGGCCTATCTTGCCAGCGCACAAAATAGGCGGCGATTGCGCCGCGCATCGTTGATCGTGGACTCGAGTATGTGGTGCCGCCCAGGGCTAGCGCCGGGCGGCGCGGTGCTGCTCTGCTGAACGCGATGATGGCACGGCTGCCGGCCAGTGCCAGGCGCCGCCGTTGAACTTCAATTGCGCCTACCCCTCGGAGAAGACGAACACGTGGCCTGTTCTCCACTGCGTCTGGACGTTGTTACGCTTCTCTGCGGTATCCAACTGTCCACCACTATATCGGCGAGTcggataaaaataaaaaataggcaACACATGCAAcctatttgttaaaatagataatatatcgacgtatttacaaatataacactcaTATTTGATACTCAAATTTCAAAAACGATGAACTCGATTTGTATTCAGCACCTAAGGTGTTGAATACAGCACTTTTCACCATATTCGACATCTCAAATACTGAAAATTTCTtgtgaggtgccgaatacggtgagcTTGTCGTGTTGCGACCATCGTGTCGTGTTTCTGCTTTTGACGCGCTCGGTCACGTCGTTTCATTTTTACCGGTTTTGTAACCCACACGCTGATGTCTGTCCTCACTAATTAGGGAGCTCCGCGCTGCTGTGTTTCATTATAAGATGAGAGCGTGCTCGTGAGGAATAGCAACAGCGCATGCATGAGCCGCAGCGCGAGCAAAAGAGCAGAGGAGAGAAAAAGTAGCAACACAGCgcgtggagaggagaggaaaagtAGCGCGCTGTGAGGAGTAGCAGtagcgcgaggagaggagaagcaaccTGAGGCGAGGAGAAGCAGTAGCGTGAGATacagtaagtacttaaattatgtttttaattaatacttgcagcaataatagtaattagagtaagtagattgatTAATCTGTTTAATTACATTTGTTCGattattttgtttgtttgattatatgaatttgattatttacTTAGTTAGTGTAACAGTAATTAACATGAAtttatataatagtaattagcgtgttgttgtgtaatagtaattatttgcttaggtaattagattgtataatagtaattagcgtgaatttgattagtcagtgtaattacattatataattagtttaataacatgataAACTAGTGGTGATAGTATGTTGTAGTAGTGACGTAGGGTGATGGTCCAGTGCTTATACAGTCTATAGGTGTAAGTAGCGTATCGTTGCAGTGAGataaaagagaggaaaaagaaaaaaatcaaaaagattaaaaaaaacttgagtTGAACGGAAAGATGCGATTAAAATCACAACGCACTGAAAAATTAGTATTTTTAATTCAATCCATTAAAATAGTGTTGCGCATAGAAACTTCTGACTTTAGCTAAATAAAAGAAGCAGCTATGAAGTAAaatagaggaatattttttaGTGTCTTCTACGTATCGTAGACTAGTCTATTACTCCTTTTAGCTCACTCAACATAAAGAATATATAAATAGGTTAATAGTTCGGATCATCAACGTGGAGGGATCGAAACACTCtctgggactacatgaggacgagagatTCTGAACTCTACTTTTTTGTTGTTGGATGAATGTAACGAGAGAGAGGACTCAAATTCATGGAAGTCGCCTGTTGAACTCATAACTTGGTCATTAATGAACCCaataagttgttcttgaagtgtaTTGATTTCAATGGGCATGAGTTGATCTCTGGACAGCCCAAGGAGCTACAAtttcaaaaattgaagaaataaacccttatgaacacgtgttggaactaaaaattagtcatcaagatgtatgtctcataaaaaccacataaattattgcccgggTCTTACTTCTTACAAAGAAAGTCATGTCGAATAATCCATTCTTTCGCGAATGGCCAGtatctaacactcttcttgatatATCGTAGGTACACTTTGCatatgtgtgattattaccataagtagacttagattccatcaaatcaaatattacaagagcaataatgaAATGGTCggattttacctttgtagcaagtcaatgacagATTgttaggtttcttttggattattttatAAATCGAAGAcacgatcttgctaatgtctggctgGACGACAAGAAGTATCCAATGATAAATGCACATAGGTCATCATATGTTAGTTAGTTCTAATTTCTAACTATATAATGCTCAAAAGGGTAGAACATTCATGAAGAGAAAtacatacccaaagtggtagggtaaaagtatgtatttcttcaattgtagctccagaatacaTTTCAATGTATAGTCCCTGGTTCTTTTTGTatcggattgcatcattgtcgggtttacatgatgtgggtcgatgaatccctcATGATAGATACCCTctgtcctgcatctttgtacccccattctacataaggaatatGTTAAGACATTCGGTGACAATGTTGGACTTTGGTGGTCGCGGGACGAGATCCCATGTGTTGTTGCTGAGCAGAGCGGCATACTCATCCTCCATGGCATCACGCTAGTTAGGATCGACTAGAGTAGATCGATACATCTTCGAGATCGGCGAGAGGTTCGTGGCATGGAGGTTGAGCTAGTGGACAGGCTGTCGAAACTTGAGTTTGCCACGGGTGACCCTGGTGTGAGAGATATTAACAGACAGGATTGGTATCGCGCCATCAAGCAGGATGTCCATGGTCGAGGCAGTGGCGAACGGGCGTGATGATGTGGAGGTAGCACCGCCGGTGTTCCCTATAGGTACGACTAGTGGGAGTGGTGCATGGGTGGTCGCACGGTCGACCAGGGAGTCAACGACTAATGGGCGCTCGACCAGGGTGCGCTCGACCAGTGGGAGTCTTGTCCGAGTGGTCGGACGCTCACGCTCGACCAGGTGGTCAGTGATGAGTGGGCGCTCAATCAGTGGCAGAGATGCTGGGGTTGGCACACGCTTGACCACTGGTTCAGTGACCTGTGGGAGCTACACCACGTTCACAGCAGCAGGCTCGACAGCCCTGGGTGAGACAACTAGTGGTTGTGTAGCTGCACTAAAAGAGCGTCATCTGACGGGAATCAATGCGTTGTCAAGATTAGACAAAAAATCAAATGCATTAGGTGGTATGGTGTTTTTGTCAGTGAAGGGAAAAGATGCCTCATTGAACGTCACATGGTGGGAGATGATGATGCGATTTGACAAAGGACCAAAACACTGGTAACCTTTGTGATTTGATGAATATCCAAGGAAGATGGAAAGGGTCGAATGAGGAGAGAGTTCGTGGCGAGCTGTAGTGGATAAGTTGGGGTAGCACTTGGAGCGGAACACATGAATGTGATCGTATGTGGGATGTACACCgtacaaagaaaagaaaggtgtGTCGTGGTTTAGAATCTTTGTAGGTAAGCGGGCGATTTAAAAGGTATGTAGCTGTGTGAAGTGCTTTGACCCAATAGGATGGCAGAAGACTTGCTTGAAATAGGAGGGAGCACACAATATTATTGATGGTGCGAATGGTACACTCAGCCTTCCCATTTTGTTGGGAGGTGTATGGACACGACATACGAAGGTCAACACCATGAATGAGAAAGAAAGTGCAAGCGGATGAGTTATCGAACTCCCGACCATCATCGTGCTTTTGATTGTCACGTCGAACTGAGTGGCTACGTAAGAGAAGAAATGAGATATGATGGTAAAGGTATCGAATTTAAGGCGTAGAAGAAACACCCAAAGAAAATGagagcaatcatcaagaatgacCAAATAATATTTATAACCGGATACACTAGCAACAAGAGATATCCAAATGTCACAATGGAGTAAATCAAACTTATTGATAGCTCTAGAGGTGGATGTAGCAAATGGCAAGCATACATGACGGCCAAGTTGGCAAGCATGACAAAGAGAATCACCAGCAATTTTATTACAAGTAATGGCGGAGATACTGGTGAGTTTGGAGATGATGTCATGTCTAGGATGTCCAAGAA
It encodes:
- the LOC133901241 gene encoding uncharacterized protein LOC133901241, yielding MAMDAAAAMLKRKVAEAPEPWLLDGVPVPATKIRRLDAEVPPVEPGAGVPPPPQQPIFGVEELRMCGEEAAPAVGVSVGPVAVNEERAIVVYQPTEAARNLLLGPLRPGVPLRVNPDWIRGLKSTMLKEASNHRALFEESRDDNPNLAMVPWSPAQAQAASSSTAAGEEMMDADQDCDGASMDVDHDGSGQPAPPTGVAPQGEAFHLQPQHQQWPPQHCMAPPQQLPAASYQTSPVSWSW